In Paraburkholderia terrae, a genomic segment contains:
- a CDS encoding MFS transporter → MQADRTFNISTLIEEQKTGRFAVGLLFWCFLIMLMDGYDQTAVSFAAPAIIKEWHVARGGFGPVFGAGLFGTLIGSFIFGYFGDRFGRKRAIVSGSLFFGLLTLVSVWATSLHELMLLRFIAGLGMGGVVPNSVALVAEYAPKRLRATWVTLMFSGFSIGAGSGGLVSSALIHRYGWPVMFVVGGVGSLAVALLLIVMLPESAKLLVVRERGIETVRKLVARLRPDIALPADAQFVPGEVQEKKRFVLKLIFSDGLRAITPLLWIVFIVNSMALYFLQNWLPILMEGVGINPQSAGLITTMFSVGGVLGGLILCRFVDRHGVLAIISLPAIGCPVVALLGHGMSEAWLMFAVFATGFCVVGAQYGLYAVAGMIYPTSFRSAGVGSAISVGKIGSVSGPVIGGILLSMHLPFAQMFYAASGLFLVATIFSTVLAVLYRARFGEEHGKDNSAIKMRSALGDS, encoded by the coding sequence ATGCAAGCAGACCGCACATTCAACATATCGACCCTCATCGAAGAGCAAAAGACAGGACGTTTCGCCGTTGGCCTGCTGTTCTGGTGTTTCCTGATCATGCTGATGGACGGCTACGACCAGACGGCGGTTTCGTTTGCGGCGCCCGCGATCATCAAGGAGTGGCACGTCGCGCGTGGCGGCTTCGGTCCGGTATTCGGCGCGGGGCTGTTCGGCACGCTGATCGGTTCGTTCATCTTCGGCTATTTCGGTGACCGTTTCGGCCGCAAGCGCGCCATCGTGTCGGGCAGTCTGTTCTTCGGGCTGCTGACGCTGGTGTCCGTGTGGGCGACGTCGTTGCACGAACTGATGCTGCTGCGATTCATCGCGGGGCTCGGCATGGGCGGCGTGGTGCCCAATTCGGTTGCGCTGGTGGCCGAATATGCACCGAAGCGTTTGCGCGCGACATGGGTCACGCTGATGTTCTCCGGTTTCTCGATTGGCGCGGGCTCGGGCGGTCTGGTGTCGTCCGCGTTGATTCATCGCTATGGCTGGCCCGTGATGTTCGTCGTGGGCGGCGTCGGCTCGCTTGCTGTCGCGCTGCTGCTGATCGTCATGCTGCCGGAATCCGCGAAGCTGCTGGTCGTGCGTGAGCGCGGCATCGAGACGGTGCGCAAGCTGGTCGCGCGCCTGCGCCCCGATATCGCGCTGCCCGCAGACGCGCAATTCGTGCCCGGCGAAGTGCAGGAAAAGAAGCGCTTCGTGCTCAAGCTGATTTTTTCGGACGGCCTGCGCGCCATCACGCCGCTGTTGTGGATCGTCTTCATCGTCAATTCGATGGCACTGTATTTCCTGCAGAACTGGTTGCCGATCCTGATGGAGGGCGTCGGCATCAATCCGCAAAGCGCGGGCCTCATCACGACCATGTTCTCGGTGGGCGGCGTGCTCGGCGGGCTGATTCTGTGCCGCTTCGTCGATCGTCATGGCGTGCTGGCCATCATCTCGTTGCCGGCGATTGGTTGTCCCGTCGTTGCGTTGCTGGGGCACGGCATGTCCGAAGCGTGGCTGATGTTCGCGGTGTTCGCGACCGGCTTCTGCGTAGTCGGCGCGCAGTACGGGTTGTACGCGGTCGCGGGCATGATCTATCCGACGTCGTTCCGCTCGGCGGGCGTGGGCAGCGCGATCTCGGTCGGCAAGATCGGCTCGGTGTCCGGTCCCGTGATAGGCGGCATTCTGCTGTCGATGCATCTGCCCTTCGCGCAGATGTTCTACGCGGCGTCCGGCCTGTTCCTCGTCGCGACCATCTTTTCGACGGTGCTGGCCGTGCTGTACAGGGCGCGGTTCGGCGAAGAGCACGGCAAGGACAACTCTGCCATCAAGATGCGCTCCGCGTTGGGCGATTCCTGA